The following proteins are encoded in a genomic region of Streptomyces collinus Tu 365:
- the ptlA gene encoding pentalenene synthase — protein sequence MPQDVDFRIPLPRRQSPDHRRAEADQLAWPRSLGLITTEAAAARHLRGAYADLAARFYPHTTGTHLDLGVDLMSWFFLFDDLFDGPRGEDPEETRRLTDAVAAALDGPLPDTAPPIAHGFADIWRRSCTGMSPSWRARSARHWRNYFTGYVDEATSRFLDTPYDCAAQYLAVRRQTIGVQPTVDMAESAGRFEVPQRVFDSAVLSAMLQIAVDVNLMFNDIASLEKEEARGERNNLVLILQREHGWPRARSIAHLRDEVHARLSQYLLLETCLPKVCDIYDLDAGEREAVERYRCDAVRTVIRGSYDWHRSSGRYDAEFAAAAGAQGYLEELGSSR from the coding sequence ATGCCGCAGGACGTCGACTTCCGCATACCGCTGCCCCGCCGGCAGAGCCCCGACCACCGGCGGGCCGAGGCGGACCAGCTCGCCTGGCCGCGCTCGCTCGGCCTGATCACCACCGAGGCCGCCGCCGCACGCCATCTGCGCGGCGCCTACGCCGACCTCGCCGCCCGCTTCTACCCGCACACCACCGGCACCCACCTCGACCTGGGCGTCGACCTCATGTCGTGGTTCTTCCTCTTCGACGACCTCTTCGACGGACCGCGCGGCGAGGACCCCGAAGAGACCCGCCGGCTCACCGACGCGGTCGCGGCCGCCCTCGACGGACCGCTGCCCGACACCGCGCCCCCCATCGCGCACGGCTTCGCCGACATCTGGCGGCGCTCCTGCACCGGCATGTCCCCCTCCTGGCGCGCCCGCAGCGCCCGGCACTGGCGCAACTACTTCACCGGCTACGTCGACGAGGCCACCAGCCGCTTCCTGGACACCCCCTACGACTGTGCCGCCCAGTACCTGGCCGTGCGCCGGCAGACCATCGGCGTCCAGCCCACCGTGGACATGGCCGAGAGCGCCGGCCGGTTCGAGGTGCCCCAGCGCGTCTTCGACAGCGCCGTGCTCAGCGCGATGCTCCAGATCGCCGTCGACGTCAACCTCATGTTCAACGACATCGCCTCGCTGGAGAAGGAGGAGGCCCGCGGCGAGCGGAACAACCTCGTCCTCATCCTCCAGCGGGAACACGGCTGGCCGCGCGCCCGCAGCATCGCCCACCTGCGCGACGAGGTGCACGCCCGCCTCTCCCAGTACCTGTTGCTGGAGACCTGCCTGCCCAAGGTGTGCGACATCTACGACCTCGACGCCGGTGAACGCGAGGCCGTGGAGCGCTACCGCTGCGACGCCGTGCGCACGGTGATCCGCGGCTCCTACGACTGGCACCGCTCCTCGGGCCGTTACGACGCCGAGTTCGCGGCCGCCGCCGGCGCCCAGGGCTACCTCGAGGAACTCGGCAGCAGCCGCTGA
- the ptlI gene encoding pentalenene oxygenase: MPQQTYVAGTAPGAVPVVGHALQMMRQPVRFMSSLSAHGDLVKIRIGPTEAYVPCHPGLLRDVLTNDRTYDKGGVFYDRARDIAGNGLVTCPFKDHRRQRRLMQSAFQRSRLQRYATAMHAEIEATTGRWHDGMVVDAFPELYGMALRTVARTLYSTPVSKELADGVERAFDTVLNGLFRQMFLPRFLRRLPTPANRRYRRNLDYLHATTQRLIDDYRRDDAEHDDLLSALLASRDEDGGRLDDTEIHDQVITVMAAGTETVAGTLTWIFHLLSRHPDVEAALYDEIDTVLGGRTPGWDDLPALSLTDRVISETLRLYPPAWLFTRLTAADTELAGQSLPRGTTIVFSPAAVALNEEAYPDEQRFDPDRWLPERVTPQARQAFMPFGTGARKCIGDLYARTEAALGLATILGRWRITCEPDADVRPVPLATVYHPRRLRLRVTARTGRPTAAAPVLPGLGGDAA, translated from the coding sequence ATGCCCCAGCAGACCTATGTCGCCGGGACGGCCCCCGGGGCGGTCCCGGTCGTCGGCCACGCCCTGCAGATGATGCGCCAGCCCGTGCGGTTCATGTCGTCGCTGTCCGCCCACGGCGACCTGGTGAAGATCAGGATCGGCCCCACCGAGGCGTACGTGCCCTGCCACCCGGGCCTGCTGCGCGACGTCCTGACCAACGACCGCACCTACGACAAGGGCGGCGTCTTCTACGACCGCGCCCGGGACATCGCCGGCAACGGCCTGGTCACCTGCCCGTTCAAGGACCACCGCAGGCAGCGGCGGCTCATGCAGTCCGCCTTCCAGCGCTCCCGGCTCCAGCGCTACGCCACCGCCATGCACGCCGAGATCGAGGCCACCACCGGCCGCTGGCACGACGGCATGGTCGTCGACGCCTTCCCCGAGCTGTACGGCATGGCCCTGCGCACCGTCGCCCGCACCCTCTACTCCACCCCCGTCAGCAAGGAACTCGCCGACGGCGTGGAACGCGCCTTCGACACGGTCCTCAACGGCCTGTTCCGGCAGATGTTCCTGCCCCGCTTCCTGCGCCGCCTGCCCACCCCGGCCAACCGCCGCTACCGGCGGAACCTCGACTACCTGCACGCCACCACCCAACGGCTCATCGACGACTACCGCCGCGACGACGCCGAACACGACGACCTGCTCTCCGCGCTGCTCGCCTCGCGCGACGAGGACGGCGGCCGGCTCGACGACACCGAGATCCACGACCAGGTCATCACCGTGATGGCGGCCGGCACCGAGACCGTCGCCGGCACCCTCACCTGGATCTTCCACCTGCTCTCCCGGCACCCGGACGTCGAGGCCGCGCTGTACGACGAGATCGACACCGTCCTCGGCGGCCGCACCCCGGGCTGGGACGACCTGCCCGCCCTGTCGCTGACCGACCGGGTCATCAGCGAGACCCTCCGGCTGTACCCGCCCGCCTGGCTGTTCACCCGGCTCACCGCCGCCGACACCGAACTCGCCGGACAGAGCCTGCCCCGGGGCACCACCATCGTCTTCAGCCCCGCCGCCGTGGCGCTGAACGAGGAGGCGTACCCCGACGAGCAGCGCTTCGACCCCGACCGCTGGCTGCCCGAACGGGTCACCCCGCAGGCCCGCCAGGCCTTCATGCCGTTCGGCACCGGCGCCCGCAAGTGCATCGGCGACCTCTACGCCCGCACCGAGGCCGCCCTCGGACTCGCCACCATCCTCGGCAGATGGCGGATCACCTGCGAACCGGACGCCGACGTCCGGCCCGTCCCGCTGGCCACCGTCTACCACCCGCGCCGGCTGCGGCTGCGCGTCACCGCCCGCACCGGACGGCCCACCGCGGCGGCCCCCGTGCTCCCCGGGCTCGGGGGAGACGCCGCGTGA
- the ispH gene encoding 4-hydroxy-3-methylbut-2-enyl diphosphate reductase, which translates to MSGPGTIVLAQPRGFCAGVRRAIGIVERALDLHGAPVYVRKEIVHNHYIVSELEKRGAVFVDSEEDVPPGAVCVFSAHGVAPAVRAGAERRRLEVIDATCPLVAKVHQEALRFARDGRTILLVGHAGHEEVDGVLGEAPERTIVVESAADVDRLDLPAGTPVAFLTQTTLSFDETAKVVEALRARFPGIVSPGGDDICYASQNRQNAVKDLARRHDLVLVVGSANSSNSLRMVEVAREHGCRAHLVPDRGHLRPEWLDGVSGIGVSAGASAPEILVDGVLDRLAELGWSRVEVQRAVPEDVVFSMPARLADPLTGRIPRTPLADEPRAR; encoded by the coding sequence GTGAGCGGGCCCGGGACGATCGTCCTCGCCCAGCCGCGCGGCTTCTGCGCCGGCGTACGGCGGGCCATCGGCATCGTGGAGCGGGCCCTGGACCTGCACGGCGCACCCGTGTACGTGCGCAAGGAGATCGTGCACAACCACTACATCGTCTCCGAACTGGAGAAACGCGGCGCGGTGTTCGTCGACAGCGAGGAGGACGTCCCGCCCGGCGCGGTCTGCGTCTTCTCCGCCCACGGCGTCGCCCCGGCGGTCCGGGCCGGCGCCGAACGCCGCCGCCTCGAGGTGATCGACGCCACCTGCCCGCTGGTGGCCAAGGTGCACCAGGAGGCCCTGCGCTTCGCCCGGGACGGCCGCACCATCCTGCTGGTCGGCCACGCCGGGCACGAGGAGGTCGACGGCGTCCTCGGCGAGGCGCCCGAGCGGACGATCGTCGTGGAGAGCGCCGCCGACGTGGACCGGCTCGACCTGCCCGCCGGCACCCCGGTCGCCTTCCTCACCCAGACCACCCTCTCCTTCGACGAGACCGCGAAGGTGGTCGAGGCGCTGCGCGCCCGGTTCCCCGGCATCGTTTCCCCCGGAGGCGACGACATCTGCTACGCGAGCCAGAACCGGCAGAACGCCGTCAAGGACCTGGCACGCCGTCACGACCTCGTCCTCGTCGTGGGATCGGCCAACTCCAGCAACTCGCTGCGCATGGTCGAGGTGGCACGCGAGCACGGCTGCCGCGCCCACCTCGTCCCCGACCGCGGCCACCTGCGCCCCGAGTGGCTGGACGGGGTGTCGGGCATCGGCGTCAGCGCCGGGGCCAGCGCGCCCGAGATCCTGGTCGACGGCGTCCTCGACCGGCTCGCCGAACTCGGCTGGAGCCGGGTGGAGGTGCAGCGGGCGGTGCCCGAGGACGTCGTCTTCTCGATGCCGGCCCGGCTGGCCGACCCGCTCACCGGCCGGATCCCGCGCACCCCGCTCGCGGACGAGCCGCGGGCGCGATAA
- a CDS encoding 1-deoxy-D-xylulose-5-phosphate synthase produces the protein MKQTPLADPRPADIKGPEDLRAMSPGEVRRLVPEIRRLLVDTVTRTGGHLGPNLGVVELSVALHRVFESPRDAILWDTGHQSYVHKILTGRAGDLGTLRRRGGLSGYPSRAESPHDVIENSHASTVLSWAAGLARAHGLRGERDRAVVAVIGDGALTGGMAWEALNNIAAAPGRPVIVVLNDNTRSYGPTAGGIAEHLAALRTGTARDHLFESLGLARLGPVDGHDITALETALRHARDLGRSVVVHCVTEKGRGHAPAEQDEADRQHAVRPLAPGRPGGDGSPSWTAVFGRELARLGAERPDLVAVTAAMLHPTGLTEFAGRHPDRTLDVGIAEQHAVTTAAGLALGGMHPVVAIYATFLNRAYDQLLLDAALHRAPLTLVLDRAGVTGDDGPSHNGMWDLSLLNTVPGLRVAAPRDAATLRRALREAVAVHDGPTAVRFPKGTTGPDIPAVDTVRGVDVLRRGELADLLLVSVGAMGGTCLEIASLLALDGVGVTVVDPRWIKPVPQALVELSLGHRLVATVEDNGRAGGAGAAVAQALGDAGAPAPVRTFGLPQRFLDHGSRAEILESAGLTAPRIADTLAAALLYSRAAAAPAPLPVPRPPVPGSAVPPH, from the coding sequence GTGAAACAGACACCCCTCGCGGATCCGCGGCCGGCGGACATCAAGGGCCCCGAGGACCTGCGGGCCATGTCCCCCGGCGAGGTCCGGCGGCTCGTCCCGGAGATCAGGCGGCTGCTCGTCGACACCGTCACCCGTACCGGCGGCCACCTCGGTCCCAACCTCGGCGTCGTCGAACTCTCCGTCGCCCTGCACCGGGTCTTCGAGTCCCCCCGGGACGCCATCCTGTGGGACACCGGCCACCAGTCCTACGTCCACAAGATCCTCACCGGCCGCGCCGGGGACCTCGGCACGCTCCGCCGGCGCGGCGGACTGTCCGGCTACCCCAGCCGGGCCGAGTCCCCGCACGACGTCATCGAGAACTCGCACGCCTCCACCGTGCTGTCCTGGGCCGCCGGCCTGGCCCGCGCCCACGGCCTGCGCGGCGAACGCGACCGGGCCGTGGTCGCCGTCATCGGCGACGGCGCGCTCACCGGGGGCATGGCCTGGGAGGCGCTGAACAACATCGCCGCCGCCCCCGGCCGCCCGGTGATCGTGGTGCTCAACGACAACACCCGCTCCTACGGCCCCACGGCCGGCGGCATCGCCGAGCACCTGGCCGCCCTGCGCACCGGGACCGCCCGCGACCACCTGTTCGAGTCCCTGGGACTGGCCCGGCTCGGCCCCGTCGACGGGCACGACATCACGGCCCTGGAGACGGCACTGCGTCACGCACGCGACCTCGGCCGGTCCGTCGTCGTCCACTGCGTCACCGAGAAGGGCCGCGGCCACGCCCCCGCCGAACAGGACGAGGCCGACCGGCAGCACGCCGTGCGTCCGCTCGCCCCCGGCCGCCCCGGCGGCGACGGCTCGCCCTCCTGGACCGCCGTGTTCGGCCGGGAACTGGCCCGGCTCGGCGCCGAGCGGCCCGACCTGGTCGCCGTCACCGCCGCCATGCTGCACCCCACCGGGCTCACCGAGTTCGCCGGCCGCCACCCCGACCGCACCCTCGACGTGGGCATCGCCGAGCAGCACGCGGTGACCACCGCCGCCGGCCTCGCCCTCGGCGGGATGCATCCGGTGGTGGCGATCTACGCCACCTTCCTCAACCGCGCCTACGACCAGCTCCTCCTGGACGCCGCCCTGCACCGCGCCCCGCTGACCCTGGTCCTCGACCGGGCCGGCGTCACCGGCGACGACGGACCCTCGCACAACGGCATGTGGGACCTGTCGCTGCTCAACACGGTGCCCGGACTGCGGGTGGCGGCCCCCAGGGATGCCGCCACGCTGCGCCGCGCGCTGCGCGAGGCCGTCGCCGTCCACGACGGTCCCACCGCCGTGCGCTTCCCCAAGGGCACCACGGGCCCGGACATCCCGGCCGTCGACACCGTCCGGGGGGTCGACGTGCTCCGGCGGGGGGAGCTCGCCGACCTGCTCCTGGTCTCCGTCGGCGCCATGGGCGGCACCTGCCTGGAGATCGCGTCGCTGCTCGCCCTGGACGGCGTCGGCGTCACCGTCGTCGACCCGCGCTGGATCAAACCGGTGCCCCAGGCACTGGTCGAACTCAGCCTCGGCCACCGCCTCGTCGCGACCGTCGAGGACAACGGCCGGGCCGGCGGCGCGGGGGCCGCGGTGGCCCAGGCGCTGGGCGACGCGGGGGCACCCGCCCCCGTCCGCACCTTCGGCCTGCCCCAGCGGTTCCTCGACCACGGCTCCCGCGCCGAGATCCTGGAGTCCGCCGGACTCACCGCCCCCCGCATCGCCGACACCCTGGCCGCCGCGCTCCTGTACAGCCGTGCCGCGGCCGCCCCCGCCCCGCTCCCCGTACCGCGTCCGCCGGTTCCCGGCAGCGCCGTACCGCCGCACTGA
- the ispG gene encoding flavodoxin-dependent (E)-4-hydroxy-3-methylbut-2-enyl-diphosphate synthase — MPVPLGVPTVPVRLAPRRPSRRIQVGSVAVGGDAPVSVQSMTTTPTADVGATLQQIAELTAAGCQIVRVACPSQDDADALPAIARKSPIPVVADIHFQPRYVFAAIDAGCAGVRVNPGNIRRFDDQVKEIARAAGAAGVPIRIGVNAGSLDKRLLAKYGKATPEALVESALWECSLFEEHGFRDIKISVKHNDPVVMVSAYRLLAERCDYPLHLGVTEAGPAFQGTIKSAVAFGALLSEGIGDTIRVSLSAPPAEEAKVGIQILESLNLRQRRLEIVSCPSCGRAQVDVYKLAEEVTAGLDGLEVPLRVAVMGCVVNGPGEAREADLGVASGNGKGQIFVKGEVVRTVPESRIVETLIDEALKLAERLRADEPDEPDEPDEPDEPGEPDQSGRPGHPDKESEPS, encoded by the coding sequence ATGCCCGTCCCGCTCGGGGTGCCCACCGTGCCGGTGCGCCTCGCCCCACGCCGCCCCAGCCGGCGGATCCAGGTCGGGTCCGTGGCCGTGGGCGGGGACGCGCCCGTCTCGGTCCAGTCCATGACCACCACGCCGACCGCCGACGTCGGCGCCACCCTCCAGCAGATCGCCGAACTCACCGCCGCCGGCTGCCAGATCGTCCGGGTGGCCTGCCCCTCGCAGGACGACGCGGACGCGCTGCCGGCCATCGCCCGCAAGTCGCCGATCCCGGTGGTGGCCGACATCCACTTCCAGCCCCGCTACGTCTTCGCCGCCATCGACGCCGGATGCGCGGGCGTCCGCGTCAACCCGGGCAACATCCGCCGCTTCGACGACCAGGTCAAGGAGATCGCCCGGGCCGCCGGGGCCGCCGGCGTGCCCATCCGCATCGGGGTCAACGCGGGCTCCCTAGACAAGCGCCTGCTGGCCAAGTACGGCAAGGCCACCCCCGAGGCCCTGGTGGAGTCCGCGCTGTGGGAGTGCTCGCTGTTCGAGGAGCACGGCTTCCGGGACATCAAGATCTCCGTCAAGCACAACGACCCGGTCGTCATGGTCAGCGCCTACCGGCTGCTCGCCGAGAGGTGCGACTACCCGCTCCACCTCGGCGTGACCGAGGCCGGCCCGGCCTTCCAGGGCACCATCAAGTCGGCGGTCGCCTTCGGCGCGCTGCTCAGCGAGGGCATCGGCGACACCATCCGGGTGTCGCTGTCGGCCCCGCCCGCCGAGGAGGCCAAGGTCGGCATCCAGATCCTGGAGTCGCTGAACCTCAGGCAGCGCCGGCTGGAGATCGTCTCCTGCCCGTCCTGCGGCCGCGCCCAGGTCGACGTGTACAAGCTCGCCGAGGAGGTCACCGCCGGCCTGGACGGCCTGGAGGTCCCGCTGCGGGTCGCCGTCATGGGCTGTGTGGTCAACGGGCCCGGCGAGGCCCGGGAGGCCGACCTCGGCGTGGCCAGCGGCAACGGCAAGGGCCAGATCTTCGTCAAGGGCGAGGTCGTCAGGACCGTCCCCGAGTCCAGGATCGTCGAGACCCTCATCGACGAGGCGCTCAAACTCGCCGAGCGCCTACGGGCCGACGAACCCGACGAACCCGATGAACCCGATGAACCCGATGAACCCGGCGAACCCGACCAGTCCGGCCGGCCCGGGCACCCCGACAAGGAGAGCGAGCCGTCATGA
- the fdxA gene encoding ferredoxin — protein MTYLIAQPCVDVKDRACVEECPVDCIYEGRRALYIHPDECVDCGACEPVCPVEAIFYEDDTPPEWAGYRAANAEFFDELGSPGGAGAQGLIDRDHPLVAGEPVRTA, from the coding sequence ATGACCTATCTGATCGCCCAGCCCTGCGTCGACGTCAAGGACCGGGCCTGCGTCGAGGAGTGCCCCGTCGACTGCATCTACGAGGGGCGCCGCGCCCTGTACATCCACCCGGACGAGTGCGTCGACTGCGGGGCCTGCGAGCCGGTCTGCCCGGTCGAGGCGATCTTCTACGAGGACGACACCCCGCCGGAGTGGGCCGGGTACCGGGCGGCGAACGCCGAGTTCTTCGACGAGCTCGGCTCGCCCGGCGGCGCCGGCGCCCAGGGGCTGATCGACCGCGACCACCCGCTGGTGGCCGGGGAACCGGTCCGCACGGCGTGA
- a CDS encoding NUDIX domain-containing protein: MTTTEDFAAYIASLPRVLAGAATLFRDAGGRVLLVEPNYREGWALPGGTIESDDGETPRQGARRETLEEIGLDREPGRLLTVDWVRGPGRPPLVAYVYDGGVLTDAEFGAIRLQEAELLSWRLVDRADVPEHLPGALGRRVLAALDVLAEGGGTAELENGVRVA; the protein is encoded by the coding sequence ATGACCACCACAGAAGACTTCGCCGCGTACATCGCGAGCCTCCCCCGGGTGCTCGCCGGTGCCGCCACGCTCTTCCGGGACGCCGGGGGCCGGGTCCTGCTCGTCGAGCCGAACTACCGGGAGGGCTGGGCGCTGCCCGGTGGCACGATCGAGTCGGACGACGGTGAGACGCCCCGGCAGGGCGCGCGCCGCGAGACGCTGGAGGAGATCGGCCTGGACCGGGAGCCGGGCCGGCTGCTCACGGTGGACTGGGTGCGCGGTCCGGGCCGGCCCCCGCTGGTGGCGTACGTGTACGACGGCGGTGTGCTGACCGACGCCGAGTTCGGGGCCATCCGGCTGCAGGAGGCGGAACTGCTGTCCTGGCGGCTGGTGGACCGCGCCGATGTCCCGGAGCACCTGCCCGGGGCGCTCGGCCGCCGGGTGCTGGCCGCGCTGGACGTCCTGGCGGAGGGCGGCGGCACGGCGGAGCTGGAGAACGGGGTGCGGGTGGCCTGA
- a CDS encoding ADP-ribosylglycohydrolase family protein, translating to MTNQGTGPDLADRIHGGWLGRIAGNMLGKPVEQGEVWTRERIDGYLRRAAALPLTDYLPEPADPHDGAVLRPEWRRCVRGRVDGSCRDDDVDYAILGLHLLETHGFGFSTEQVGDLWLLRLPYLQTFTAERAAYRNLAAGLKPPLTATYDNPYQEWIGALIRADVYGWTCPGDPSRAAGLARRDAVLSHTGNGVYGAMFAAALIAAAFAAREVREALEAGLAVVPASSRLARAVRRVMSLHASRLSWEETLTTVSAETAGLGWIHTVPNAAVLTAGLLYGDGDFTRTIALTVRGGLDTDSNGATAGSVAGVLTGAAAIPAQWSEPLRDTVRSAVFGFDGVRISALAERTLRLAAVGP from the coding sequence ATGACCAACCAGGGCACCGGGCCGGACCTGGCCGACCGCATCCACGGCGGCTGGCTCGGCCGTATCGCGGGGAACATGCTGGGCAAGCCGGTCGAGCAGGGCGAGGTGTGGACCCGCGAGCGCATCGACGGCTACCTGCGCCGGGCCGCGGCCCTGCCGCTCACCGACTACCTGCCCGAGCCCGCCGACCCGCACGACGGCGCCGTGCTGCGCCCGGAATGGCGCCGGTGCGTGCGCGGCCGCGTCGACGGAAGCTGCCGCGACGACGACGTCGACTACGCCATCCTCGGCCTGCACCTGCTGGAGACGCACGGCTTCGGCTTCAGCACCGAGCAGGTCGGCGACCTGTGGCTGCTCCGGCTGCCGTACCTGCAGACCTTCACCGCCGAACGGGCGGCCTACCGCAATCTCGCGGCCGGTCTGAAACCGCCGCTGACGGCGACGTACGACAACCCGTACCAGGAGTGGATCGGCGCGCTGATCCGCGCCGACGTCTACGGCTGGACCTGCCCGGGCGACCCGTCGCGGGCCGCCGGTCTCGCCCGCCGGGACGCGGTGCTCTCGCACACCGGCAACGGCGTCTACGGCGCGATGTTCGCCGCCGCGCTGATCGCGGCGGCGTTCGCCGCCCGGGAGGTGCGCGAGGCCCTGGAGGCCGGGCTCGCGGTCGTCCCCGCGAGCAGCCGTCTCGCCCGCGCCGTGCGCCGGGTGATGTCCCTGCACGCGAGCCGCCTTTCCTGGGAGGAGACGCTGACTACGGTGTCCGCGGAGACCGCCGGGCTCGGCTGGATCCACACCGTGCCGAACGCGGCCGTCCTCACCGCGGGGCTGCTGTACGGCGACGGCGACTTCACCCGCACCATCGCCCTGACCGTCCGCGGGGGTCTCGACACCGACTCCAACGGGGCGACGGCCGGCTCGGTGGCCGGGGTGCTCACCGGTGCCGCCGCCATCCCGGCGCAGTGGAGCGAGCCGCTGCGGGACACCGTACGGAGCGCGGTGTTCGGCTTCGACGGGGTGCGGATCAGTGCGCTGGCCGAGCGCACCCTGCGCCTGGCGGCGGTCGGCCCGTGA
- a CDS encoding glycerate kinase yields MADAAVDGTRRVLVAADKFKGSLTAVQVAERVTAGLRRIVPGLQVAALPVADGGDGTVDAAVAAGFERREVRVAGPLGDEVTAAFALRDGTAVVEMAEASGLGRLPAGVFAPLTSSTYGSGELLRAALDAGARTIVFGVGGSATTDGGAGMLAALGARFLDEDGEPVPPGGGGLAELARADLSGLDPRLSSVELVLASDVDNPLTGPKGAPAVYGPQKGASPADVAALDAALAHFAKVLEAEAGPRAAEHAAAPGAGAAGGIGYGALLLGARFRPGIEVMLDVLGFGPALERADVVVTGEGSLDEQTLHGKAPAGVAAAARAAGRTVVAVCGRLALSEEALRAAGIERAYPLTSVEPDVARCIAEAGPILERVAERIARDLLR; encoded by the coding sequence GTGGCGGACGCTGCAGTGGACGGGACCCGACGGGTGCTCGTCGCCGCGGACAAGTTCAAGGGCTCGCTGACGGCGGTGCAGGTCGCCGAGCGGGTGACGGCCGGGCTGCGCCGGATCGTGCCGGGCCTTCAGGTGGCGGCGCTGCCCGTCGCCGACGGCGGTGACGGGACCGTGGACGCCGCGGTCGCGGCTGGGTTCGAGCGGCGGGAGGTCCGCGTCGCCGGGCCCCTGGGCGACGAGGTGACGGCCGCGTTCGCGCTGCGCGACGGCACCGCGGTGGTGGAGATGGCCGAGGCGAGCGGTCTGGGGCGGCTGCCGGCCGGTGTGTTCGCGCCGCTGACCTCCTCGACGTACGGCTCCGGGGAGCTGCTGCGGGCCGCGCTGGACGCGGGCGCGCGGACCATCGTGTTCGGCGTCGGCGGCAGCGCCACGACGGACGGCGGCGCCGGGATGCTGGCGGCGCTCGGCGCGCGGTTCCTGGACGAGGACGGCGAGCCGGTGCCCCCGGGCGGCGGCGGCCTGGCGGAACTGGCCCGGGCCGACCTGTCCGGCCTCGACCCTCGCCTGTCCTCGGTCGAGCTGGTGCTGGCCAGTGACGTGGACAACCCGCTGACCGGCCCGAAGGGCGCTCCCGCGGTCTACGGCCCGCAGAAGGGCGCCTCCCCGGCGGACGTGGCCGCGCTGGACGCGGCCCTCGCCCACTTCGCGAAGGTCCTGGAGGCCGAGGCCGGACCGCGCGCGGCGGAGCACGCCGCGGCGCCGGGCGCGGGCGCGGCGGGCGGCATCGGCTACGGCGCGCTGCTGCTGGGCGCCCGGTTCCGCCCCGGCATCGAGGTCATGCTCGACGTGCTGGGCTTCGGGCCGGCCCTGGAGCGCGCCGACGTGGTCGTCACCGGCGAGGGCTCGCTCGACGAGCAGACGCTGCACGGCAAGGCCCCGGCGGGCGTCGCCGCGGCCGCCCGCGCCGCGGGCCGTACGGTCGTCGCGGTCTGCGGCCGGCTGGCCCTGTCCGAGGAGGCCCTGCGGGCCGCCGGGATCGAGCGCGCCTACCCCCTGACGTCGGTGGAACCGGACGTGGCCCGGTGCATCGCGGAGGCGGGCCCGATCCTGGAGCGGGTCGCGGAGCGCATCGCCCGGGACCTGCTGCGCTGA
- the pssA gene encoding CDP-diacylglycerol--serine O-phosphatidyltransferase: MPEADEVDDEEEMPLSLRLSIADTLTLGNATCGFMAVYFTTTGILIPHLTGSQESGMARHSAATAVILMLCAAVFDLFDGLVARKLRSSPMGAELDNLSDLISFGLAPAYFVLVYGMVADDAHQRVAALGAIVVLLAVVLRLARFSCVTVKDGTFQGMPSPFGALTVVSIVLLELPFVATLLAILGTAWLMVSRVEYPKPRGRLAGAMLSWIVLSMGLLAAWAFDAPSGQLLLQTGCALQLVMGAVIPLFATARRVNNFRDNRREARAAQLP; the protein is encoded by the coding sequence GTGCCCGAGGCCGACGAGGTGGACGACGAGGAGGAGATGCCCCTCTCTCTGCGCCTGTCGATAGCGGACACCCTGACGCTCGGCAACGCCACGTGCGGCTTCATGGCGGTGTACTTCACCACCACGGGCATCCTGATCCCGCACCTCACCGGCAGCCAGGAGTCCGGCATGGCCCGCCACAGCGCGGCCACGGCGGTCATCCTGATGCTCTGCGCGGCGGTCTTCGACCTGTTCGACGGCCTGGTCGCCCGCAAGCTGCGGTCCTCGCCGATGGGCGCGGAGCTGGACAACCTGTCCGACCTGATCAGCTTCGGGCTCGCCCCGGCGTACTTCGTCCTCGTCTACGGCATGGTCGCGGACGACGCGCACCAGAGAGTGGCCGCGCTCGGGGCGATCGTGGTGCTGCTGGCGGTGGTGCTCAGGCTGGCCCGGTTCAGCTGCGTGACGGTGAAGGACGGCACCTTCCAGGGCATGCCCTCGCCGTTCGGCGCGCTGACGGTCGTCTCGATCGTCCTGCTGGAGCTGCCCTTCGTGGCGACCCTGCTGGCGATCCTGGGCACCGCGTGGCTGATGGTGAGCCGCGTGGAGTACCCGAAGCCGCGGGGCCGGCTCGCCGGCGCCATGCTCTCGTGGATCGTGCTGTCCATGGGACTGCTGGCCGCCTGGGCCTTCGACGCCCCGAGCGGACAGCTGCTGCTCCAGACGGGCTGCGCGCTGCAGCTGGTCATGGGCGCGGTGATCCCGCTGTTCGCCACGGCGCGCCGGGTGAACAACTTCCGCGACAACCGGCGCGAGGCCCGGGCGGCCCAGCTGCCCTGA